Below is a window of Synergistaceae bacterium DNA.
TTCGCAGAAGCGCAGGTCATAGCATATCGCCATTGCGGCATGTACGGGGCCGAGCATGAAGTGTGTCCTGCTGTCCCCCGCTTGCAGGTATTTATCTTCTTCCATCAGTGGTATGAGGTGGGCCTTATCGTAGTACGCGAGATATTCACCCTCCGGTGTCACAGCCATCGCGCGATTGAACGCACCTTCATCCGTCACGGCAAGAACCGAGCCTCCGGCGAACCAGCAGTTGTGTTTTTTTGCAAGCCCGCCGAGAAAAGCGGCAGCCTGATGTGCATCCGGGTCTCCATATAAACCCGGAGCATCAATAACGTAAGCGACATCCCATATCTCTGGAAGTATCACCGCCGTCTCTGTTGTGGAACAAACCCATTTGCTGTTGAGCAGATCTTCTAGGCGGGCATAGTTGCCATCCCTGTCACCGAGCCTGACGTCTGTCTGTATGATACCGATGCGTAACAGTGACATCCTGTAGGACCCCCTCCCTAAAGCGCTATTACAAATTCTTATATATTATACTTATAATAGCCTCTTATGGTCTCAGGCTTCGCAAATGAAAAAGTCAAATTAAACTTTGATGATAAAATAAACTGTAATGTCAGATATGTCTGTATGCTGCAAATATTTTACAGCGGCTGATCCATTAAAATTCAGGGGTTGTCGCCGAGTTTTTGAAGTAACATTTTCGACTCTTTTAAAGTCTGTGCGCGAAGTTCGGCGTTTGGTTCGAAAATCATAGAGAAGCAGTCGCCCTCGGCTGTTCCTTCAGGCAGGAGAGCGAGCGGCATTTCGACAGGTACCGCAGCTTCTCCTATGAGAAGCCTGCACACATTTCCGTTGATCGAATCAACGAATACAGTCTCGGTTTTATTTTTCAACTGCGAATACCTCCCTGTTTTTCGGATAAGTAAGGCTGATGCCGTCAGTCCGGAATTTCAGAGCTCCGTTGACTGTGTCAAAACGCTTGATACGCATCTTAGAAAGAGCCAGGACTACTTCTTTGTGAGGGAATCCATAGGAGTTGTCCTTCCCGTAGCTGAGTATGACTGCGATTGGAGATGTCTCGCGCAGCATGCGCATGTCCGTTCCGTTCTTGCTGCCATGGTGAGCTGCCTTCAGCACGGCACACAGAGGCAATGGTTCTATTGTCCTGCGCTCCTCTTCCTCCATGTCTCCCGCCATGAGAAAACTGACTTTGCCATAGGTTATGAGCAGCACCAGACAGTTGTTGTTCGCGTCGCTGTCTGTGTTCCTCAACTCTGCCGCCGGAGCGAGCACTTCAACGAGCACTTCGCCGAACTTTTCCGAGTAACCGCGTTTCGGACGTCCGAAACGTATATTTTTGTTCTTTATCGTTATATAAAAATCTTTCTGCGGTTTTGAGCCGAGGATAAAGCCCGAATCCCAAATTTTACCTATCTTAAACTTTTCTATGACGGTCTTCATGCCGCCTATGTGGTCGGAGTGCGGATGAGTCGCGACCAGACAGTCTATTTTTTTAACGCCGCAGCTCTTAAGATATCTGACTATGCCCTTGCCGGAATCCTCCGTTCCTGCATCTATCAGCATCGTCTGTCCGTTCGGGAATATGAAAAGGGAGCAATCTCCCTGTCCTACGTTTAGTACATAAAAATGCATCTCCGGCATTTTGTCCGGTTTTCCGCTGCCGACGCTGTCAGCCGCTGCCGAAGTGACCGTCGCTGAAAGCAATATCAAGGCAATAAATATGGCAGAAAGAGACAAACTCAAAGATTTTTTAAACGCCGAGGATACCGATCCCGATATTTTCATGGGTTATTCCTCCACCCGAAGCGGTCCTTCGGGGTTATAATCAGTCGATGATATATTGATGAAGGGGCATATGCGCATGTTTGGTCTATTTCTTGTACTTCCTCTGATGATAATCATTATAACTGGTAATCTCCTGAGGGTGCGTGGTTTTTATAGCGAGAGGGATGTAAAAACGCTCACCAAGACACTCTACTGGGTCATACTTCCCCCGCTTCTCTTCCGCACAACGTTTATCTCCGGAAGGGAGATCCTCTCCCAGCCGAACCTGCTGCTTGCGCTCAATGTCTGTTATATCTTAACTATAATCATAGCCTGGTGCGGGGCGAAATATATATTCCACAAGGGTAATACCGGACGCATAGCTGTCTCAGCTTTTTCTTCAATACGTGCGAACAACATCTACCTCGGTTTTCCCGTTATGTATCTTGCGATGGGGGAGTCCGGGCTCCACAATGCCTCAATTTACCTTGCGGTGAGCACTATATCGTTCCAGCTTTTTTCGATAATGACCGGCGAGATCGCACTTTCCGGAAAGCCAAGCCTTCCAGGTTTTCTCAGCATTCTTAAAAGGATCGCCCTCAATCCGCTTATCATCTCATGTTTCGGAGGTATTGCTCTGGCACTGACCGGCCTTGAAAAACTTCCGACTGTGCTTGATGAGACGATGAAACTGATGGGTAACGCGGCAACATCTGTTGCACTCCTTGCGCTCGGAGGTACGCTTGAGCTGTCACGGATAAGCAGAGTCGTTCAGATGCTTCGTTCCACATGGGCGGACATGATTATCAAACTTTTTATACACCCTGCGCTTATGTGGGGGCTTCTCATCCTTCTTCCGATACCGCGCCCCCTGCTTCAGGCAACAGTCATGCTCAGTTCAATGCCGTCGGCAGTGAACTGTTTCATACTTGCGAAGGAAATGGGCATGGACGGCGACTATGCGGCTGACCTTGTTGCATCAACGACTGTGCTAGGCATAATATCCATACCTTTCTGGGCCGCGGTACTTGGCATAGTCTGATTTAACCTTCATTCCTGTATTTATACTGCCAATTTGGGGATGAAGTAAGTTTTTTGTTTAGAGATCCGCAGACGGACAAGGGCGGTTGGAATCTTTCCGAATGCGGATCCATATATGACCGGTAACTGCCTATCCGGTCGAATGCTCAGAGGGCCGGTCAGCGGATAGGACTTGCCAGAAATAATGCAACATTGAAAGTATCAACCATGGGTGTTATTGTTAAATCTAGTATCGAGTTCCAATTTTTGCTGGGGTCATAGCGTAAAATGATGGCATTTGCCTTTTATGCCATTGTTATTACGGTGCCCTCTGTTCCCTCAAGAGCTTCTGTGGCTTTGTAAAGCGATGTGATGATGGCCTTCTTGCCGGGGAATCGGCGTGCGAACTTGATTGCAGCCATCACCTTGGGGAGCATGCTGCCGGCTGCGAAATGGCCCTCGTCGATGTATTTGATGGCTTCCGGGACCGTTATATGGCTCAATTCCTGCTGATTCGGCTTATTGAAGTTCAGGCAGACCTTATCCACCTCGGTTAGAATGAGGAGGATATCTGTCTCCATGTCTTCCGCAAGGCGTTCAGCCGCCAGATCTTTGTCTATGACGGCAGCGACGCCTGTAAGCGATCCGTCGAGGTTTTCTATTACAGGGATCCCGCCGCCGCCGGCTGTTATGACTATTGTTGAATCCCAGAGGCGCTTGACGGAATCAAGTTCAGCGATACGCTTCGGTGTCGGTGAAGCTACTACTCTGCGCCAGCCGCGTCCTGCGTCTTCCTTTACGGTGTAGCCCTTTTCTTTCTGAAGCCTTTTAGCCTCTTCCTCCGAGTAGAAGGGACCGATGGGTTTTGTCGGATTCTCAAATGCCTTGTCGTTCTCATCGACGATCACCTGTGTTATCAGTGTAACCACAGGGACGTTACGGTTCCGGTTTCTGAGCGCGTCGCGGAGACACTGCTGTATCTGGTAACCGATATAGCCCTGGCTCATTGCACCGCATACGTCGAAGGGCATTGCGGGAAGAGTTGGATCTTGTTTGGCGGCTATCTCCTGTGAAAGCGCAATGCGCCCGACCTGCGGACCGTTGCCGTGGACTATGGCCATCTCATATCCCCTGCAGCTTATATCCGCCAGGAATTCACATGTTTTGCGGACAACTTCAAGCTGCGCTTCCGCAGTAGGAGGAGTCCCGGCTTCCTGGAGTGCGTTGCCGCCAAGCGCGATAACGACCTTTGTAAATTTTGAAGGCATAACAGAGCACGCTCCTTAATTTCAATTTTTGGTTTGAATATTATAAACTAAAAGAGTGGTTGAGTTCAATATTTAATTTGAGATATTTAGAAAAAACGTGAGATCCCCGAGACAGTAAAAGCGCACCATGCGAGCAGGCATCCCATTATTATGTCTGTCATCCTTGAATATTTCGTTAAGAAGCGGCGCTGCGCATCGCCGAAAAGAGCCCAAATTATAAGCGCTGCCACACAATTTACGAGCAGGAATATGCCGCAGAGGAAGAAGATAGCTTTTGAATTTGTCCATGGTGCTATAAAGGCTGACATGGCAGTGAAACCGAACAGAATGACTTTTGGGTTCAGAAACTGCAGAGTGAACCCGTCAATGATCCCGGGAACTTTTTCCTGAAGGAGATTTTTGTTTCCAGCCGTTTTTTGCGGGAAAGCAACCTTCCATGCAAGCCAGAGAAGATATAATGCACCTGCTATGCGCAGCCAAGGCAATATCTGCGGCATTATCTCGGCGATGAATATATTTGCGAGCGCGTTGAGCGTCATCACGGCAAACAACCCCACGGCCATTCCGAAAATCAGCGGCAGCGCTCTTCTAAAGCCGAAGAGCCGCGCTGTGTTCATCGCAAAGATAATGTTCGGTCCCGGCGTATAGCAGGCGATCAAGACAAACGAAAGGAACGGTCCCCACTGCATATTGAGGTTATTTTTCTAGCAGTTTCTGCATATCGTCCAGTGTCTCCACAAATATTTTAACGACAGCTTTGACAGGCGCCGGTGTGCTCATGTCCACTCCTGCGTGTTTTAGCAGGTTGATCGGATAGTCTGATCCGCCCATGGAAAGAAAGCTAAGGTATTTATCACGGGCCGGTTTCCCCTTTTCAAGGATATCCTTTGCAAGCGCGGTTGCGGCAGAGTAGCCGGTGGCGTACTGATAGACGTAGAACGGGTTGTAGAAGTGCGGGATCCGTGCCCACTCCATCTTAAGCGCCTCGTCTATTACTATATCCGGCCCGTAGTATTTTCTGTTAAGGTCGTACCAGAGGGATCGAAGGCCGTCCGGTGTCGTGTCATCGCCTGTTGCCGCTCGCTTGTGGACCTCATGCTCGAATGATGCGAACATAGTTTGCCGGTAGACGGTAGTTCGGATGTTTTCGAGCCTGCGGTTCAGGAGATACAGTTTTTTCCTCTTATCTTCGGTAGCGGAAATAAGGTGGCTCAGGAAGAGGACTTCGTTGGTCGTTGAAGCGACCTCAGCGGTGAAAATGCAATAGTCCGCAGTAGCGTAAGGCTGGCTCCTGCGCGAGTAATAGCTGTGTATTGAATGTCCCATCTCATGTACCAGCGTTGATACATCATTGAGGCTGTTCGTGTAGTTCATGAAGATATACGGGTGTGTGCCGTAGCTTCCCCAGGAGTATGCGCCGCTGCGTTTCCCCTTGTTTGGGAAAACATCTACCCAGCCGCTGTCAAGGCCTTCTTTTACCTGAGCAAGATATTCATTGCCAAGAGGGGCAAGTGAATCATACATCATCTGCTTTGCTTCGCTCCATGATATGTCATTGAACGGCTCCCGGACCAGGGGCGTGTACAAGTCATACATGTGGAGTTCTTTGACTCGCAGGACCTTTTTGCGCATGGTCATGTAGCGGTGCATTGGCGCAAGGTTTGATTCAAGCGTGTCGACAAGGCTGCTGTAGACGGACTCGGGGATGTTGTCTCCGTCCAGTGCGGCAGATAGGGGGGAATCATATTTGCGTACCTCGGCGTAGAACTTTGAAGTCCTGAGCATACCGTCGAAAGTTGCCCCCAGAGTATTTTTCATTTCCAGATAGGGCTTGTACAACGAATTGAACGCCGCTTTGCGCACATCGCGCTTCCTCGAACGGAGGTATGAGACGGCGCGCTCTTCCGACATATCTATGCTTTTCCCATTCTCATCTTTTATTGAGGGGAAGTGCATGTCGGCGTTCGTCAGCATTGAGAAAACATTGTCCGCAATGCCGGCCATGTCGCCGGTACGGGCAAGTATTGATTCTTCCGCCTGTGACAGAACGTGTCCGCGTTGGCGCAGAAGCTCTTTCAGTCCGAACGCGTAATCTTTCAGTGCCGGATCTTCGACGTATTCTTTTAATTTTTCATCCGGTATTGAAAGGATCTCAGGTGTGATGAAACTTGTGACGGACGAGAATTCAACGGAAAGAGTGGAGACCCTGTTGGATAGCCCCTGGTACTTTGACTCCGCCGTATTCTCGTGACTTTTCATGTTAGCGTATACTACTAGCTTGCCAAGTGTTATGGAAAGTTCGTCCCGCAGTTTGAAGCAATCCAGCAGAGTCGCGGCTGATTCTCCAAGTCTGCCCCTAAATGCCGCGATCTCAGGCAGACGTATTTTTATAAGCTTAAATTCGTCCTCCCACTTAGCTTCACTTTCATAGATATCGCTCAGCTTCCATTTGTATGTATCAGGGATATCTTCGCGTTTAGGTAAAACAGCGCCTCCGCCGAGGGATAATTCTGTCTCAGTTGCAGATTTATCTGCCATAATGATGTTCCTCCTGAATATCAGATGTTTTGCCAGCAGCAAAAAAGTCCGGCAGCGAGCCCTTGTAATAGGAGCATAGGATATTGTGTCGCGACATGCAATAATGCGCAAGTGTTTTTTTGCTTGCGTATATCATAATAAAAAAAGCGGTCAGTTGGTGTTCCAATCAGTGTTCCCTTAATTTTTTGTCCCATATCTTCTTGACCGAAGCCGGCATCCGCAGGTTCTCTGCAACGGATAAAACTGACGTTTGACATCTGCGGCTCTGCGTCAGGCGGATGAATATATGTTAACATTATACTATTACAGATGAATGGGAGGCGTCGCCAATGAAATACGATTTTGACAGCTATATAGACAGGCACAATACCAATTGCGAAAAATGGGATTGGCTTAAGGAGACATTCGGAAGAGACGACCTGCTGGCTATGTGGGTCGCAGATATGGATTTCGCCGCTCCTCCGGAGGTGCTTGATGCCCTTCGTAATAAAATCGACCATGGCGTGCTTGGTTATCCTATTGTCCCGGAAAATGTCTTCAGATCTATAATGAACTGGGAGAAGACCCGCCATGGGTGGAGCTTTGATAAGAGCGCAATAACATGGGCCCCAGGCGTAGTCGCGGGTCTCGCCTTTTCTTTGATGGCGTTCACCAAGCCCGGAGACAGCGTCATCATACAGACGCCGGTATATCCGCCGTTCTACAGGATCATAAACGACGCAGGCAGACACATAGTCAAAAATCCGCTGAGACGAGAAAACGGGCGTTTTGTGATGGATATTGACGGACTAGAGAAACTTATCACCCCCACATGCCGCACCCTTATCCTATGCAGCCCGCACAATCCGGTCGCTCGCGTCTGGACTAAGGATGAGCTCACGGCGCTGGCTGAGCTTGCCGAGCGCAAGGATATGCTGATAATTGCAGATGAGATCCATCAGGATCTGGTCTTCAGTGATGCAAAACATACATGCTTCGCGTCAATTTCAAAGGATGCGGGATCTCGGACGCTGACCTTCATAGCTCCGAGCAAGACGTTCAACATAGCGGGACTGAAAGCCTCGGTTGCCGTCATTCCCGACGAGACCCTGAGGGGGCGCTACATCTCCGTGCTTGAACGCTTTCACATGAACTCACTCAATATGTTTGGGTTTATAGCGATGGAAACGGCGTACGGTAAATGTGCCGAATGGCTGGACCAGCTTATGGTGTACCTCGAAGGCAACAGGGACTTCACTGAGAAATTTGTGCGTGAACGCATGCCGAAGGCGAAGATGGACCATCCCGAAGGAACGTATATATTCTGGATAGATTTCAGAGGCTATGGATTTAATTCTCAGACGCTGGAGAATTTCCTGGTCAACAGGGCTAATGTCGCGCTTAACAACGGACTGAGCTTTGGGATCGAGGGCGACGGTTTTGCCCGCATCAACGTGGGAACGCCGCGCGCCAAGCTTGCCGAGGGGCTTGAGAGGATAGCAAACGCACTTGAGACGAATATAGGGGATCGCTGACATCCCGGCGTCGGCTATTGTTGCCCCGTCAGTACGGAACCATTATTGATTACAACATTTATAACTTCAGACAGGAGCTGCGGTTTTATATCAAGGAGGAATTTTTTATGGTAAAGAAAGAACAGCCAATACGCTACTGCCGCTTCTGGGTCGATGGGCGCTCTTACTCAGGACAGATACGCGGTAACTCTATAGATATTGTCGAGGGAGATCCTTTTACGGGGCTGTCTCCTATACGTCTGAGCTATCCTGTCGACAGGGTCAAATTCCTGCCGCCGCTGATACCAAAGAAGATCTGGTGCGTGGGGCGCAACTACCTTGGACATGTGAAAGAACTCAATAATGAAGTGCCAAAGGAACCGCTGATATTCATGAAGTCCGTTACGGCGATAATAGGCTCAAACGATTTCATCAGGATCCCAAACTGGGCCGGGCGCATTGACTATGAGGGTGAACTCGCAGTGGTCATAGGCAAGGGCGGCCGCAACATAACGGAAGAAGAGGCTATCGGCCATATCATTGGCTATTCAATAATGAACGATGTGACAGCGCGTGAGATGCAGAAAGACGATGGACAATGGACGCGCGCAAAAAGCTTTGATACGTTTGCTCCGTTTGGGCCGACCGTACTGATGACGAGCGATATGCCTGAGGATGCCTGCATACGCACCACTCTCAATGGCAGGATCGTCCAGCAGGCCTCATTTTCGCAGATGATATTCCCGGTAAGGCGGCTTATATCGCACATCAGCAGATTTGCGACGCTTGAACCGGGCGATGTGATAGCGACGGGCACGCCGGAGGGAGTCGGTCCGATGAAAGCCGGAGATCTTGTCGAAGTTGAAATCGATGGCATAGGCAAGCTTCGCAATATCTGCAGCGAATAAACCAACAACAGAGGAACATTCTGGAACTCAGCCTGTGGTTTGTACGAGAAAGTGTGATAAAATACATATGCTGTTTTTATATGTCCACAGCTCCGATCGTACGTTGTAACATCCTGCAGCCGGAGCAGCGTTAAGCAAATTGAATAATCGCATCTGCCAGGGGGGAATCCGGTGAAAGTCCGGAGCGGCCCCGCCACTGTGACCCAAAGAGGGAAGTCAGGCGACCTGAGGCAGATGATGGATGTTATGCGCGGGCGTTGTTCATCCTCACTGTGAAATGGGAGGGAGCCGGCGTGCTCCCTTTTTTGATGCCCGCCTGAAGGAGCTGTTGATTTTGCATAAAATGAGGCTGTTTGCTTTTTTCCTGATAATACTGCTGTTCTCGGTTTCCATTTCCGCGGAAGCTGCTCCAAAGAGAATAATCTCGCTCACGCCTGTCGGCACAGAGATGCTTTTCGCGCTTGGACAGGGTCCTAACATAATCGGAGTCACTCGATTTTGCGACTATCCGCCTGAGGCCCTAAAAAAAACTGATATGGGCGATTTTGCTGCGCTCAACTTTGAAACCCTCATATCCATGAAGACAGACCTGCTTGTCCTTCAGGACATGCACAAGCAGTTTGCCCCGCAGCTGGATAAGCTGAAGATACCTTACATTATCCTGAAACAGAATAACATCAATGAAATATGTGACTCTATAGTTAGGCTCGGTAAAATCTGCGCTTCTGAAAAAAAAGCCTCTGAGCTTGTCAATAATATACGCGCCGATGTCGCAGCCGTTGCCGCGAAAGTGAAAGGGCATCCGAAGAAGAGGGTGCTGCTCTGCATTTCGCGCGAATTG
It encodes the following:
- a CDS encoding carbon-nitrogen family hydrolase, with the protein product MSLLRIGIIQTDVRLGDRDGNYARLEDLLNSKWVCSTTETAVILPEIWDVAYVIDAPGLYGDPDAHQAAAFLGGLAKKHNCWFAGGSVLAVTDEGAFNRAMAVTPEGEYLAYYDKAHLIPLMEEDKYLQAGDSRTHFMLGPVHAAMAICYDLRFCEWLRLYAIEGAEILFISAEWPASRIDHWITLLKARAIENMMYVVGCNRVGTSDGTLFGGHSMAIDPWGEVLYEGGDREEFTFVEFDTDKVKKARDFLKVFNVRRPELYRENADACD
- the arcC gene encoding carbamate kinase encodes the protein MPSKFTKVVIALGGNALQEAGTPPTAEAQLEVVRKTCEFLADISCRGYEMAIVHGNGPQVGRIALSQEIAAKQDPTLPAMPFDVCGAMSQGYIGYQIQQCLRDALRNRNRNVPVVTLITQVIVDENDKAFENPTKPIGPFYSEEEAKRLQKEKGYTVKEDAGRGWRRVVASPTPKRIAELDSVKRLWDSTIVITAGGGGIPVIENLDGSLTGVAAVIDKDLAAERLAEDMETDILLILTEVDKVCLNFNKPNQQELSHITVPEAIKYIDEGHFAAGSMLPKVMAAIKFARRFPGKKAIITSLYKATEALEGTEGTVITMA
- a CDS encoding AEC family transporter, with the protein product MFGLFLVLPLMIIIITGNLLRVRGFYSERDVKTLTKTLYWVILPPLLFRTTFISGREILSQPNLLLALNVCYILTIIIAWCGAKYIFHKGNTGRIAVSAFSSIRANNIYLGFPVMYLAMGESGLHNASIYLAVSTISFQLFSIMTGEIALSGKPSLPGFLSILKRIALNPLIISCFGGIALALTGLEKLPTVLDETMKLMGNAATSVALLALGGTLELSRISRVVQMLRSTWADMIIKLFIHPALMWGLLILLPIPRPLLQATVMLSSMPSAVNCFILAKEMGMDGDYAADLVASTTVLGIISIPFWAAVLGIV
- a CDS encoding MBL fold metallo-hydrolase, which translates into the protein MKISGSVSSAFKKSLSLSLSAIFIALILLSATVTSAAADSVGSGKPDKMPEMHFYVLNVGQGDCSLFIFPNGQTMLIDAGTEDSGKGIVRYLKSCGVKKIDCLVATHPHSDHIGGMKTVIEKFKIGKIWDSGFILGSKPQKDFYITIKNKNIRFGRPKRGYSEKFGEVLVEVLAPAAELRNTDSDANNNCLVLLITYGKVSFLMAGDMEEEERRTIEPLPLCAVLKAAHHGSKNGTDMRMLRETSPIAVILSYGKDNSYGFPHKEVVLALSKMRIKRFDTVNGALKFRTDGISLTYPKNREVFAVEK
- a CDS encoding fumarylacetoacetate hydrolase family protein; protein product: MVKKEQPIRYCRFWVDGRSYSGQIRGNSIDIVEGDPFTGLSPIRLSYPVDRVKFLPPLIPKKIWCVGRNYLGHVKELNNEVPKEPLIFMKSVTAIIGSNDFIRIPNWAGRIDYEGELAVVIGKGGRNITEEEAIGHIIGYSIMNDVTAREMQKDDGQWTRAKSFDTFAPFGPTVLMTSDMPEDACIRTTLNGRIVQQASFSQMIFPVRRLISHISRFATLEPGDVIATGTPEGVGPMKAGDLVEVEIDGIGKLRNICSE
- a CDS encoding helical backbone metal receptor — protein: MRLFAFFLIILLFSVSISAEAAPKRIISLTPVGTEMLFALGQGPNIIGVTRFCDYPPEALKKTDMGDFAALNFETLISMKTDLLVLQDMHKQFAPQLDKLKIPYIILKQNNINEICDSIVRLGKICASEKKASELVNNIRADVAAVAAKVKGHPKKRVLLCISRELSEPQINSFYVAGSNNFYNELISIAGGENASKEKKVSYPQVSLEGLMMIDPDVIIDLVGEREFYHSKDNIDLDTIFNEKYLKGQWMRSAAEVGAVRNGRVYIMDGTVYLRPGPRVAVILKAFAKAIHPEVKW
- a CDS encoding pyridoxal phosphate-dependent aminotransferase produces the protein MKYDFDSYIDRHNTNCEKWDWLKETFGRDDLLAMWVADMDFAAPPEVLDALRNKIDHGVLGYPIVPENVFRSIMNWEKTRHGWSFDKSAITWAPGVVAGLAFSLMAFTKPGDSVIIQTPVYPPFYRIINDAGRHIVKNPLRRENGRFVMDIDGLEKLITPTCRTLILCSPHNPVARVWTKDELTALAELAERKDMLIIADEIHQDLVFSDAKHTCFASISKDAGSRTLTFIAPSKTFNIAGLKASVAVIPDETLRGRYISVLERFHMNSLNMFGFIAMETAYGKCAEWLDQLMVYLEGNRDFTEKFVRERMPKAKMDHPEGTYIFWIDFRGYGFNSQTLENFLVNRANVALNNGLSFGIEGDGFARINVGTPRAKLAEGLERIANALETNIGDR
- the pepF gene encoding oligoendopeptidase F, which translates into the protein MADKSATETELSLGGGAVLPKREDIPDTYKWKLSDIYESEAKWEDEFKLIKIRLPEIAAFRGRLGESAATLLDCFKLRDELSITLGKLVVYANMKSHENTAESKYQGLSNRVSTLSVEFSSVTSFITPEILSIPDEKLKEYVEDPALKDYAFGLKELLRQRGHVLSQAEESILARTGDMAGIADNVFSMLTNADMHFPSIKDENGKSIDMSEERAVSYLRSRKRDVRKAAFNSLYKPYLEMKNTLGATFDGMLRTSKFYAEVRKYDSPLSAALDGDNIPESVYSSLVDTLESNLAPMHRYMTMRKKVLRVKELHMYDLYTPLVREPFNDISWSEAKQMMYDSLAPLGNEYLAQVKEGLDSGWVDVFPNKGKRSGAYSWGSYGTHPYIFMNYTNSLNDVSTLVHEMGHSIHSYYSRRSQPYATADYCIFTAEVASTTNEVLFLSHLISATEDKRKKLYLLNRRLENIRTTVYRQTMFASFEHEVHKRAATGDDTTPDGLRSLWYDLNRKYYGPDIVIDEALKMEWARIPHFYNPFYVYQYATGYSAATALAKDILEKGKPARDKYLSFLSMGGSDYPINLLKHAGVDMSTPAPVKAVVKIFVETLDDMQKLLEK
- a CDS encoding LysE family transporter, translating into MQWGPFLSFVLIACYTPGPNIIFAMNTARLFGFRRALPLIFGMAVGLFAVMTLNALANIFIAEIMPQILPWLRIAGALYLLWLAWKVAFPQKTAGNKNLLQEKVPGIIDGFTLQFLNPKVILFGFTAMSAFIAPWTNSKAIFFLCGIFLLVNCVAALIIWALFGDAQRRFLTKYSRMTDIIMGCLLAWCAFTVSGISRFF